In Portunus trituberculatus isolate SZX2019 chromosome 45, ASM1759143v1, whole genome shotgun sequence, the DNA window CTTACCAATCATCTCAATGTTACCTAATCATCAGTAATCACCATAACTATGCTTCAATCCAATCGGTCCTTCATATCTAGAACAGTACTGAAGATTACTGACTCGCTAATCCCGGTGAAGTGCCTTAAATTCCACAATCACTTGCTAATCACCTCAATTACCTAATCCCCTTTGTGTCATCTCAAATCCCTAATCATCTGGTAATGATTCTAACCACCTTTCAGATTTACTCGCGGATTACCTCAGCTTCTGACCAAACTCTAATCGTGAagtgacttaaccccttcagtaccatgacgcgtttccatattcattctggttatcatttggagattttatacagcttcagaaactcatgtggggaattaaaatggtgaagattctggccattaatcctctgatctCAATAGCCTATTTCTAGtgtaagtaaaatggtctaatcgtacataaatctgaaggtaaaaatgtgtcccagtattgaagaggttaaatcccCAATCATCTTCTAATCATCTGAACAATCGTATACTACAATTGTTCTGAGTTTGAGGATTATTTCAGTCAGTCACCAATCACCGTGAAGTGTCGCCTAATCACTCCAATCACCTCTCAGTTCACTACGACACATTTCTGGCTCCGTTACCTCTCGTCCAATCACCAATCACAACTAACACTCAACCAATCAAAGCACGGTAACTCTGAAGCGACCAATAAGCTTTGTTCTTGCGTTCTTTCATTCACTAAAGGTCGCAGTCAGTCTTGAATCACTGTTGGTACAAAGAAAGTCCCACCATGTTAGTCAGTTACCAAATTATGTAAGAGGTCACCAAATCTGAcgtaaccaaatctaacctaatctaaatgAATGAGTCAAGGAAGAGATTGTCTAACGCAACCTTactgaacctaacctaccctaaccttacttaatctaGTCtagtataacctaacctaactatacttaatctaaccttaccttacttaaaCTAGTCtactataacctaacctaacctaacctaacctagtctagtttaacctaacctaactttacctaacctaatctaacctaaccttaccttacttaacctagtctagattaacctaacctaacttaacctatttaAATGAAACATGTGACTTTTGGCTGTCTCCTTAACAAGCTGTCCTCTCTCACgtcctcctttcatcttataATTAGTCTCACTGAAGTCAACACGATTACGGTTATTAGTTCTTTctattgtgttcctttgtgatcACCAGCCTTCACCTCCAACACCCCCGTCAAATTACCAAGTCATTCGCGTCAACCAGTCATAGTTTCAAGTCTTTCTCATCACCAAATAGGAGAGTCATCCTGTTTGCTCtgcactcttcttctttccgtTAGCCAACCCCAGCaacattttccttccatctccaccAATCACCTCGTCTCTAAGACAAATACGTCGTTTTTGCGTCAAGATATATTGTGGAATGTTGCTGATCGTCATTTTGTTATATTCTAATTTCACAAACGTGGCTGTTGCTTAAATTTCATTGGTTTGTCATTCGCACCAAATCCATCTTCTTCAGGGGGCTTTTTACCTTATCCTGAGTGAGTGGCCTGTTTACTCATGGCAGGGTAAATATGCTCAGTGAATGGCGGCTCTTCCTCTGAGGCGACTACATACACACTCGACCGCGGGATTTAGGAAACGTGTGACAGAAAGAGTTAACTAgtgagtgctctctctctctctctctctctctctctctctctctctctctctctctctccaacagggGGCACAGGGAGGGTTTCACTTCAGGTGGCGGTCACAGCAGGGGCGGGTTTCGGAGAGATCTTGCCGCGGTGGACGAATGAGGGAAAGCCACTATTATAGATATATGGCAGGCGTGGCAGGGTGGGACGTCTGGTAGTGGGAGTAGTGGGGAGCAGAATGGAGGATCAAGtgggaacatgtgtgtgtgtgtgtgtgtgtgtgtgtgtgtgtgtgtgtgtgtgtgtgtgtgtgtgtgtgtgtgtgtgtgtgtgaggcgttTCCTGTGTCCGGCATGGGGCTGTTCttatgctgtgctgtgctgcagGTTGTGGCGTCAGTGCTTGTGGCAGCGGTCAGCGCCGCCCCGTCTGGAGGCTACGGCGCGCCCCCAGTGCACCCCATCGCCTGCTCCCACGGCCAGGTGCTCAACTTGGATGGCTCCTGCGTGACGCCCAAGGTGCACCGCCAGGTGTTTGTGTTcactccaccacaccgcccgaccccgccccgccccctgcctcccctccccaaGCCTGAGGTGATCCAGAACATCGTGTTCATCCGCGTGCCCGAGCAGGAGGACGTGGATGACATCGTCATCCCGCCGCCGCAACAGAAGAACGTGGTGTTCGTGCTGAACAAGAGGAAGCCAGACCAGGGCGCGCGCGTCATCGAGGTGCCCTCGCCGCCGCCTAGCAGCCCTGATGTGTTCTTCGTGAACTTCAAGGACGGTGAGAACCCAACACTGCCCGGCGGCATCGATCTGCACACTGCGCTGCAGAACGCGGAGCACGGCGGCGGCCACATCATTGGTGACTTCGATGACCTGGGCGAGGGCCTGCACGGCAACCAGAACGATGGCTTCATCCACGACGGCGGCGTCATCCTGggaggcggcagcggcagcggcttCATCAGTGACGACACTGTGACCATCGGCGGAGGCAGAGTGATCCAGCCGTCTGGCCTATACGGCGCGCCCTAGGCACCCCCGCCTCGCCACACCCGCGCCACGCTAGACTCGGACGTCCAGTGTTATTTATTATGTTGGCTGCGCGCCTCTACTCACCCGCTCATTACTGTTTGTTCTCTTAATACATCCTCCATATTTACCCGACTTTGTCTATCCTAATACACCACGTCAGAGGCGAGGCGCCCATTCCTCAGGGCACGGCCACGCCCGCACCACAGGGCACGACCACACCCGTACCCATTTCATTAATAACACCTTCACTctttaccaacacacacacacacacacacacacacacacacacacacacacacacacacacacacacacacaccttgaattACATCTGCAGCAGGTAtggaaaacatgaaacaaactTGCAACTCACTCACAACACACAAGGAACACAGGCCAACAAGGTCACTGGCGCAGGTCACAACACTCGTCGGGAATGGAAAGCGTTactacacatgcacacaaaaaGTCACGTGAGCAGAAATCACGATCTTGTCACTATAAACCTAaacaaatcaagaaataaatagaaataataaagtgAAAATGGTTATGAAGAAAAacggaagacaagaaagagaaaggcaaggaaaataaaaattctctctctctctctctctctctctctctctcaagaaaacaatatttaacacacacacacacacacacacacacacacacacacacacacacacacacacacacacacacacacacacacacacacacacacacacacatacacacacacacacacacgcacacacacacacagacgagggAAAGTAAAgtcaaagaaaatacagaactaggaataaaaaaggaaagtaaaa includes these proteins:
- the LOC123519638 gene encoding uncharacterized protein LOC123519638, with amino-acid sequence MKLLVVASVLVAAVSAAPSGGYGAPPVHPIACSHGQVLNLDGSCVTPKVHRQVFVFTPPHRPTPPRPLPPLPKPEVIQNIVFIRVPEQEDVDDIVIPPPQQKNVVFVLNKRKPDQGARVIEVPSPPPSSPDVFFVNFKDGENPTLPGGIDLHTALQNAEHGGGHIIGDFDDLGEGLHGNQNDGFIHDGGVILGGGSGSGFISDDTVTIGGGRVIQPSGLYGAP